Proteins encoded by one window of Bacteroidia bacterium:
- a CDS encoding T9SS type A sorting domain-containing protein — MKKLITISIILLHGFSCLGQGYNHNYLLGYDVVGMPPYTSSGKAIAEIDSINFNVFSQVRKMKFMEAQANISDSAGNLLFYTNGCWIANATGDTMVNGGGLNPGPFANGYCSFGFPKPITQVILPYPDSVGKYLLLHQTGDVSVYPRNLYYSIIDMSLDSGRGAVTLKNQIAFSDTLVFGVTACKHANGRDWWVAVLKDSSDVVFTVLLTPNGITNIQQQHLNVPMHTSFSSIQVFSPDGTKYAYITMNPTGIMGKPLKRDIRLFDFDRCSGLFSNSKYTLLPDSIYGLGLGFSPNSKLLYQFSQINIYQYDLQAAQIWQTQQLVAQYDTFSYGGWTDFCYMYLAANGKFYISSCSGAPYFGVIDQPDSAGLACNVLQHAVQTPCYLGFSHVNHPNYYLGCDTTQTTCPCLITGINDVKQHDFKFSISPNPSNGNFKIVYLLPQNKSGTLQLFDITGKQIYKQNLPPWSTMQYISLSKIANGVYQCVISSGNERVHKKLVVFKE, encoded by the coding sequence ATGAAAAAGCTAATAACAATCAGTATTATTTTATTGCATGGCTTTAGTTGTTTGGGGCAGGGTTATAATCACAATTATTTGTTGGGGTATGATGTTGTTGGAATGCCTCCTTATACATCTTCTGGTAAAGCAATAGCAGAAATTGACTCAATTAACTTTAATGTATTCTCACAAGTAAGGAAGATGAAATTTATGGAGGCACAGGCCAATATTTCCGACAGTGCCGGTAATTTATTGTTTTATACCAACGGTTGTTGGATTGCCAATGCAACAGGAGATACTATGGTTAATGGTGGTGGATTAAACCCAGGTCCATTCGCAAATGGATATTGTTCATTTGGTTTTCCAAAACCAATTACACAAGTAATTTTGCCTTATCCTGATAGTGTGGGTAAATATTTGTTGCTTCATCAAACAGGCGATGTAAGTGTATATCCGCGCAATCTGTATTACTCCATCATTGACATGTCTTTGGATAGTGGTCGTGGAGCAGTGACACTTAAAAATCAAATTGCATTTAGCGACACATTGGTTTTTGGAGTTACAGCCTGTAAACATGCCAATGGCAGAGATTGGTGGGTGGCAGTACTTAAAGACAGCAGCGATGTGGTGTTTACGGTATTGTTAACCCCCAATGGCATCACTAATATTCAGCAGCAACATTTAAATGTGCCGATGCACACAAGTTTTAGCTCTATTCAGGTTTTTTCGCCTGATGGAACAAAGTATGCTTATATAACTATGAATCCTACTGGAATAATGGGTAAACCTTTAAAAAGGGATATTCGGCTTTTTGATTTTGACAGATGTTCCGGTTTATTTTCAAACTCAAAATACACATTATTACCTGATTCAATCTATGGATTAGGATTAGGATTTTCACCTAATTCTAAATTACTGTATCAGTTTTCGCAAATCAATATTTACCAGTATGACTTGCAGGCTGCTCAAATTTGGCAAACACAGCAATTGGTTGCCCAGTACGATACATTTTCTTATGGTGGTTGGACAGATTTTTGTTATATGTACCTTGCGGCCAACGGTAAATTTTATATTTCATCGTGTAGCGGAGCACCCTATTTTGGTGTTATTGACCAACCGGATAGTGCAGGTTTAGCTTGTAATGTATTGCAACATGCTGTCCAAACACCATGCTATTTAGGTTTTTCACATGTTAATCATCCCAACTACTATCTTGGTTGTGATACCACACAAACTACCTGCCCATGTTTGATTACAGGCATTAATGACGTTAAGCAACATGATTTCAAATTTTCAATTTCCCCCAACCCAAGCAATGGTAATTTTAAAATAGTTTATCTCTTGCCACAGAACAAATCCGGCACACTTCAATTATTTGATATAACCGGCAAACAAATTTACAAACAAAACCTGCCGCCTTGGAGCACTATGCAATACATCTCATTGTCCAAAATCGCTAACGGAGTTTACCAATGTGTGATTAGCAGCGGCAATGAAAGGGTGCATAAAAAGTTGGTTGTCTTTAAGGAGTAA